One Equus caballus isolate H_3958 breed thoroughbred chromosome 14, TB-T2T, whole genome shotgun sequence DNA segment encodes these proteins:
- the MTX3 gene encoding metaxin-3 isoform X2, with translation MAAPLELSCWGGGWGLPSVHSESLVVMAYAKFSGAPLKVNVIDNTWRGSRGDVPILTTEDNIVSQPAKILNFLRKQKYNADYELSARQGADTLAYIALLEEKLLPAVLHTFWVENDNYFTVTKPWFASRIPFPLSLILPGRMSKGALNRILLTRGEPPLYHLQEVEAQIYRDAKECLNLLSHRLGTSQFFFGDMPSTLDAYVFGFLAPLYKVRFPKVQLQEHLKQLSNLCRFCDDILNSYFRHSLGAFSCVNRNQQQTDFGEASLLLDKKRSMPICRNSPSL, from the exons ATGGCGGCCCCCTTGGAGCTCAGTTGTTGGGGAGGCGGCTGGGGGCTCCCATCGGTACACAGCGAGTCcttggtggtgatg GCGTACGCCAAATTTTCTGGTGCACCCTTGAAAGTCAATGTCATAGATAACACCTGGAGAGGTTCAAGAG GCGATGTACCAATTTTGACAACTGAAGACAACATTGTTTCTCAGCCAGCAAAAATActaaactttttaagaaaacag aaatataatgctgATTATGAACTCTCAGCGAGACAAGGAGCAGATACACTGGCTTACATCGCTCTCCTTGAAGAGAAGCTTCTTCCGGCAGTG cttcACACTTTCTGGGTTGAGAATGACAATTACTTTACTGTGACAAAGCCATGGTTTGCGTCACGAATTCCCTTTCCCTTGAGTTTGATCCTGCCTGGAAGAATGTCTAAGGGAGCCCTGAATAGGATTCTCCTGACCAGAGGAGAGCCTCCGCTCTACCACCTCCAGGAAGTGGAAGCGCAG ATATACAGAGATGCCAAGGAGTGCCTAAATCTTCTGTCACACAGACTGGGGACATCTCAGTTCTTCTTTGGAGATAT gcCTTCTACCCTGGATGCCTACGTGTTCGGTTTTCTTGCACCTCTTTATAAAGTACGCTTTCCTAAAGTTCAGCTACAAGAACATTTGAAACAGCTCTCCAACCTGTGTCGCTTTTGTGATGACATCCTAAACAGTTATTTTAGGCATAGTCTTGGAG CATTTTCCTGCGTGAACAGAAATCAGCAGCAGACTGATTTTGGTGAG GCATCTCTCCTGCTGGACAAGAAACGGTCGATGCCAATCTGCAGAAACTCACCCAGCTTGTAA
- the MTX3 gene encoding metaxin-3 isoform X3, protein MAAPLELSCWGGGWGLPSVHSESLVVMAYAKFSGAPLKVNVIDNTWRGSRGDVPILTTEDNIVSQPAKILNFLRKQKYNADYELSARQGADTLAYIALLEEKLLPAVLHTFWVENDNYFTVTKPWFASRIPFPLSLILPGRMSKGALNRILLTRGEPPLYHLQEVEAQIYRDAKECLNLLSHRLGTSQFFFGDMPSTLDAYVFGFLAPLYKVRFPKVQLQEHLKQLSNLCRFCDDILNSYFRHSLGDG, encoded by the exons ATGGCGGCCCCCTTGGAGCTCAGTTGTTGGGGAGGCGGCTGGGGGCTCCCATCGGTACACAGCGAGTCcttggtggtgatg GCGTACGCCAAATTTTCTGGTGCACCCTTGAAAGTCAATGTCATAGATAACACCTGGAGAGGTTCAAGAG GCGATGTACCAATTTTGACAACTGAAGACAACATTGTTTCTCAGCCAGCAAAAATActaaactttttaagaaaacag aaatataatgctgATTATGAACTCTCAGCGAGACAAGGAGCAGATACACTGGCTTACATCGCTCTCCTTGAAGAGAAGCTTCTTCCGGCAGTG cttcACACTTTCTGGGTTGAGAATGACAATTACTTTACTGTGACAAAGCCATGGTTTGCGTCACGAATTCCCTTTCCCTTGAGTTTGATCCTGCCTGGAAGAATGTCTAAGGGAGCCCTGAATAGGATTCTCCTGACCAGAGGAGAGCCTCCGCTCTACCACCTCCAGGAAGTGGAAGCGCAG ATATACAGAGATGCCAAGGAGTGCCTAAATCTTCTGTCACACAGACTGGGGACATCTCAGTTCTTCTTTGGAGATAT gcCTTCTACCCTGGATGCCTACGTGTTCGGTTTTCTTGCACCTCTTTATAAAGTACGCTTTCCTAAAGTTCAGCTACAAGAACATTTGAAACAGCTCTCCAACCTGTGTCGCTTTTGTGATGACATCCTAAACAGTTATTTTAGGCATAGTCTTGGAG